One region of Chitinophagales bacterium genomic DNA includes:
- the murB gene encoding UDP-N-acetylmuramate dehydrogenase (catalyzes the reduction of UDP-N-acetylglucosamine enolpyruvate to form UDP-N-acetylmuramate in peptidoglycan biosynthesis): MQNSIRTIDFTRYSSIRIGPTLDVLVINEIGDYSDYQIIGRANNLLVSQNTDKKFAILGEAFDYIRQEGNKLYVGCATTSGKLLTYTRKHDIKNLEFLAKLPGNLGGLVKMNAGLKSWEVFNYIDSIKTKDGYIKKEDVDFSYRETKIDTIVYEVVFNIEYGFSNEMLKEFTKMRDN, translated from the coding sequence ATGCAAAATAGTATTAGAACAATAGATTTTACAAGATATTCATCAATAAGAATTGGACCTACATTAGATGTTTTAGTAATTAATGAAATAGGTGATTATAGTGATTATCAAATTATAGGACGAGCTAATAATTTATTAGTTTCACAAAATACAGATAAAAAATTTGCAATTTTAGGTGAAGCGTTTGATTATATAAGACAAGAGGGAAATAAACTATATGTTGGTTGTGCAACAACAAGTGGAAAACTTTTAACATATACAAGAAAACATGATATTAAAAACTTAGAATTTTTAGCAAAACTTCCAGGAAATTTGGGTGGTTTGGTAAAAATGAATGCAGGATTAAAATCTTGGGAAGTTTTTAATTATATAGATAGTATAAAAACAAAAGATGGTTATATAAAAAAAGAAGATGTTGATTTCTCATATAGAGAAACTAAAATTGATACTATAGTTTATGAAGTAGTTTTTAATATTGAATATGGTTTTTCAAATGAGATGTTAAAAGAGTTTACTAAAATGAGAGATAAT
- a CDS encoding succinate--CoA ligase: MKNISVGHSPDADDIFMYYAIKFGWVTPDDAKFDNIALDIETLNQATLKGVYDICAISFALYPFVKDDYALLKTAVSFGEGYGPKLIKKKGTVLKKNFKVALSGEFTTNALLFKIAYPNARITYMNFLDIEKAVLDGTVDAGVLIHESILTYDNELEVEREMWDVWLELSGGGLPLPLGGMCLRRSIPLNNAINYENTLIKAVEVANKNRKVLAPMLLEKGLIRVDAPTLDKYLDLYANDNSVKMSEIQYKALDKLFELGYKNGFYQNLIKAEDFLIPSEYEELRAR; this comes from the coding sequence TTGAAAAATATTAGTGTAGGACATTCACCTGATGCAGATGATATTTTTATGTATTATGCAATTAAATTTGGTTGGGTGACTCCAGATGATGCAAAATTTGATAATATAGCTTTAGATATAGAGACATTAAATCAGGCTACATTAAAAGGTGTATATGATATTTGTGCAATCTCTTTTGCTTTATATCCTTTTGTTAAAGATGATTACGCACTTTTAAAAACAGCTGTATCTTTTGGTGAAGGTTACGGACCAAAACTTATAAAGAAAAAAGGAACTGTTCTTAAAAAGAATTTTAAAGTAGCTCTTAGTGGAGAATTTACAACAAATGCACTTTTGTTTAAAATTGCTTATCCAAATGCAAGAATTACATATATGAATTTCTTAGATATTGAAAAAGCAGTTCTTGATGGAACAGTAGATGCAGGTGTATTAATTCATGAATCAATATTAACTTATGACAATGAATTAGAAGTTGAACGTGAAATGTGGGATGTTTGGTTGGAATTAAGTGGTGGTGGATTACCTTTACCTCTTGGCGGAATGTGCTTACGTCGTTCAATTCCTCTTAATAATGCAATTAATTATGAAAATACACTTATAAAAGCTGTTGAAGTTGCAAATAAAAATAGAAAAGTTTTAGCTCCTATGCTTTTAGAAAAAGGTTTAATTAGAGTTGATGCGCCAACGCTTGATAAATATTTAGATTTATATGCAAATGATAATTCAGTTAAAATGAGTGAAATACAATATAAAGCACTTGATAAATTATTTGAACTGGGATATAAAAATGGTTTTTATCAAAATTTGATTAAAGCAGAAGATTTTTTAATACCAAGTGAATATGAAGAGTTAAGAGCAAGATAA
- a CDS encoding transglycosylase SLT domain-containing protein codes for MKKILLLIFLVFSFSYSNSLGLTNTDLIILKKIKTLTDDTMMKYTLMAIAIKESSVGKKQINSVSNDYGLFQSNIKSVIRRQKVEDNIQNRNYFAKKLLTDVGFATANAIVEIDYWREIHKENWVRIWASYNTGWRFSSNTGVLYASSIFDIIKKLKFEYDL; via the coding sequence ATGAAAAAAATCTTACTTTTAATTTTTTTAGTTTTTAGTTTTAGTTATTCAAACTCTTTGGGATTAACAAATACAGATTTAATAATTTTAAAGAAAATAAAAACATTAACTGATGACACTATGATGAAATATACTTTAATGGCAATTGCAATAAAAGAGTCTTCAGTTGGCAAAAAACAAATAAATAGTGTAAGTAATGATTATGGACTTTTTCAATCAAATATAAAAAGTGTTATTAGAAGACAAAAAGTTGAAGATAATATACAAAATAGAAATTATTTTGCAAAAAAACTTTTAACAGATGTGGGATTTGCAACAGCAAATGCTATTGTTGAGATTGATTATTGGCGAGAAATTCATAAAGAAAATTGGGTTAGAATTTGGGCAAGTTATAATACAGGCTGGAGATTCAGTAGTAATACAGGTGTTTTATATGCAAGTTCTATCTTTGATATAATCAAGAAATTAAAATTTGAATATGATTTATAA
- the nuoN gene encoding NADH-quinone oxidoreductase subunit NuoN, translating to MIEPINVSLESLNLGTIVPMSVAIIGALAIILTDIFNTNKHKSLYVILVVLFLVFDLFTLLAFSGDERGVFDIMLLDGIAVLSQCIIIGGGILFVLLGLSKLRFQEFRYAEYFALYLLAIAGLQFMVSSDSLIMIFVGLETSSLALYTMIAMHNRMVSIEAAIKYFTMGALTAGFFVFGSMIFYAITGSVELSQIAQVVTQDGFLSKENYANYVLVLVGFVFMFAALGFKLSLFPYHTWVPDVYQGSTSAMAGFLSVVPKMAGFVVALRFFEIFIHANDAIIQTMLYVTVILTMTIPNLIALQQKDIKRMLAYSSISNAGMAMAAIVIGTHQATTALFLYWILFTITNFGAFGMLWLNRGKEYNDYESPYTFKKFSGLAQISPFTASILGLFLFALAGLPPFALFWGKMYLIASAVNAGHIALAVIIVLNSAIAAYYYLRPVSYMFLRDPEVGISNTKFMQNATTPMKSVVGLAVLLAIISILLVEPLLNIIGTYVTNSGF from the coding sequence ATGATTGAGCCTATTAACGTAAGCCTAGAGAGTTTAAATCTAGGAACAATAGTACCTATGTCTGTTGCCATTATTGGTGCTTTAGCTATTATATTAACTGATATATTTAACACTAATAAACATAAATCTCTTTATGTAATTTTGGTAGTTCTATTTTTAGTATTTGATTTATTTACTCTTTTAGCATTTAGTGGTGATGAAAGAGGAGTATTTGATATTATGCTTTTAGATGGGATAGCAGTTTTATCTCAATGTATAATTATAGGTGGAGGAATACTTTTTGTTCTTTTAGGTTTATCAAAATTAAGATTTCAAGAGTTTAGATACGCTGAATATTTTGCACTTTACCTTTTAGCGATTGCAGGATTACAGTTTATGGTTAGTTCTGACTCTTTGATTATGATTTTTGTTGGACTTGAAACATCATCTCTTGCTTTATATACAATGATTGCTATGCATAATAGAATGGTATCTATTGAAGCTGCTATTAAATATTTTACAATGGGTGCTTTAACGGCTGGATTTTTTGTATTTGGATCTATGATATTTTATGCAATTACAGGAAGTGTAGAACTATCTCAAATAGCACAAGTGGTTACTCAAGATGGATTCTTATCAAAAGAGAATTATGCTAATTATGTTTTAGTTTTAGTTGGATTTGTATTTATGTTTGCTGCTCTTGGATTTAAATTATCTTTATTCCCATATCATACTTGGGTTCCAGATGTTTATCAAGGTTCAACTTCAGCAATGGCAGGATTTTTATCAGTTGTTCCAAAAATGGCAGGGTTTGTTGTAGCACTAAGATTTTTTGAAATATTTATTCATGCAAATGATGCAATTATTCAAACGATGCTTTATGTAACAGTTATTTTAACAATGACTATTCCAAATTTAATTGCTTTACAACAAAAAGATATAAAAAGAATGTTAGCTTACTCTTCAATTTCAAATGCAGGTATGGCAATGGCTGCTATTGTAATTGGAACACATCAAGCAACAACAGCACTATTTTTATATTGGATTTTATTCACAATTACAAACTTTGGAGCATTTGGTATGCTTTGGTTAAATAGAGGAAAAGAGTATAACGATTATGAATCTCCATATACATTTAAGAAGTTCTCAGGACTTGCTCAAATTTCTCCATTTACAGCGTCAATTTTAGGATTATTTTTATTTGCATTAGCTGGACTTCCACCTTTTGCACTATTTTGGGGTAAAATGTATTTAATAGCAAGTGCTGTAAATGCAGGGCATATTGCTTTAGCTGTGATTATAGTATTAAATTCAGCAATAGCTGCATACTATTATTTAAGACCTGTTTCTTATATGTTCTTAAGAGATCCAGAAGTAGGAATTAGTAATACAAAGTTTATGCAAAATGCAACAACACCAATGAAATCAGTAGTTGGTTTGGCAGTTCTTTTAGCAATAATCTCTATTTTATTAGTTGAGCCTTTATTAAATATTATTGGTACTTATGTTACTAATTCAGGATTTTAA